A stretch of the Lactuca sativa cultivar Salinas chromosome 9, Lsat_Salinas_v11, whole genome shotgun sequence genome encodes the following:
- the LOC111896839 gene encoding ubiquitin carboxyl-terminal hydrolase 25 has protein sequence MAGFQLQMTWQTSLLLKKRKNGPPLGFKNLDNTCYLNAVLQCVTYIPPLANFCLRLQHSENCEFLAQQDKKIDCSFCLLEKKIVRSFSIDSTLDTPGKIIGGLNVFAEHFRLGRQEDAHEFLRCLTAFVPLSDGCVRRTEFNYGIKEEKHGFIEGYVPISYLSAFLQSQSPTLESELDDSTLLTFDFFG, from the exons ATGGCTGGTTTCCAATTGCAAATGACTTGGCAAACGAGTTTGTTGTTGAAGAAACGAAAGAACGGTCCTCCATTAGGGTTCAAGAATCTCGATAATACCTGCTACCTCAACGCCGTTCTCCAGTGCGTAACCTATATTCCTCCCCTCGCCAATTTCTGTCTCCGACTTCAACACTCCGAAAACT GCGAGTTCCTAGCGCAGCAGGACAAGAAGATTGATTGTTCGTTTTGTCTACTGGAGAAGAAAATTGTTCGATCTTTTAGCATCGACTCAACCCTAGATACACCTGGTAAGATCATTGGGGGATTGAACGTCTTTGCTGAGCATTTTCGTTTAGGGAGGCAAGAGGATGCACACGAATTCCTTCG TTGCTTGACTGCTTTTGTGCCTTTATCTGATGGGTGTGTGAGAAGAACGGAATTCAACTATGGAATTAAGGAAGAAAAACATGGATTCATTGAAGGTTATGTCCCTATCAGTTATCTTTCTGCATTTCTTCAATCTCAAAGTCCAACTCTGGAATCTGAATTGGATGATTCaacacttttgacttttgacttttttgGATAG